The genome window GGTGCTGATGCCGGTAACCAGGCTGAACCAGATTTTATCTCCTTAGGCATTGAATTAAAAACCTTACCATTAAACGCCAATGGTGAACCGAAAGAGTCGACTTATGTTTGCACTGTTTCAACAGGCGAATACGAAGCCTTAAGTTGGGACAATAGTTGGGTAAAAAGAAAACTCTCACATGTATTGTGGATACCCATTGAGGCTGACTCATCTATTCCGCTTGCAGAGCGTTACATTGGGAGTGGCTGGTTATGGCAACCTGACTCGTCAGAAGAAAATCTATTAAAAGCTGATTGGGAAGAACTGATGGATCGTTTAACGATGGGAGAGCAGTCTGAACTGACAGCCAGAGAGGGACAATATTTACAAGTCAGACCTAAAGCAGCACACAGTCGAATTCTGGCAAAAAGTTCGGATAGTCAAGGCGAAACGGTTTTTATGAATCCTCGCGGTTTTTATCTAAGAACCGTTTTTACCAAGCAGTTACTCGCGAAGGCGTTAAATTGATGGTAACGTTGCAAAATTAATGGACTAATTTTGTTTTACTCGGAAAAGTAGAGAGACATGCTAAACGCACTAGTTATCGATAGCTCACCAGATTTTTGTGAGCATATGTTCAATTTATTAGAGTCGGCTGGTTTCAACGTAGATACCGCCAAAACAGGTGGCGAAGGCTTGGTAAAAGCCGCGGCAGGAAAGTATCGTTTAGTGTGCTGTTCTGACAATCTGTCTGACTATGCCAGTAGTGAGTTTTGTAGTCAGCTCAGAGCTTTGAAGGGCTACGATTTTGCCACATTGTTAGTGCTAACAGAGCATGATAATTCAAAGATTCTTAAACAGGCACTGTTGGCTGGTGCGACTGATATCTTCAGCAAAAGTGATATGTCAGAAATGGATACCTATCTTTGTCGAATCAGCCAGCGTGAGACACGACAATTAAGTGGGCGAGTTCTATTTATCGAAGACTCCCGGGTACTGCAAACCATTATTATCGATTTGTTGACAGATATGGGGCTGGATGTTGACGCCTACAACTATGCCGAAAGTGCATGGGAGGCCTTTAAAGGT of Methylophaga marina contains these proteins:
- the mutH gene encoding DNA mismatch repair endonuclease MutH, whose product is MFRQSPPKTIDELMQRCQQIAGKSLGQIAQELSCAVPADLMRNKGWVGQLLEACLGADAGNQAEPDFISLGIELKTLPLNANGEPKESTYVCTVSTGEYEALSWDNSWVKRKLSHVLWIPIEADSSIPLAERYIGSGWLWQPDSSEENLLKADWEELMDRLTMGEQSELTAREGQYLQVRPKAAHSRILAKSSDSQGETVFMNPRGFYLRTVFTKQLLAKALN